The following coding sequences are from one Dermacentor silvarum isolate Dsil-2018 chromosome 4, BIME_Dsil_1.4, whole genome shotgun sequence window:
- the LOC119449567 gene encoding protein cereblon, giving the protein MADDIVHLVPRAEDADEEEDSASASAMDVSYDTSLPAQHTYLGNDMEDLTGRTVFEEDSLQTIPVLTSHDVILVPGQILPLQIFRPLEISMMHRIIENDRTFGIVGESASSNSPQPLGTTAEIRSYKEEVDELSGVATLVVKAEGRQRFRIISSRTRSDGILMASIKILPDKPTADVGEAARLPSLSRFKGRSTSQYALSERHKDPYGFSHMTAWPSWVYRQYDANLLVSKIEAELREWTENFATLSLPRDPCRFSYWVASSLLLDDKLRLEMLSYDNPVQRLRCELSILRDCRVLTCKECNQKMADRSDVFSMSQSGPQGAYVNPHGYVHEMITVRKATGVYLNGRPSTLYSWFPGYAWTILQCSGCHCHVGWKFTASNKALLPKKFWGLCRAAIRPALQTERRSS; this is encoded by the coding sequence ATGGCGGATGACATAGTACACCTTGTTCCGAGGGCCGAGGACGCTGACGAGGAGGAAGACTCGGCGTCTGCCTCTGCGATGGACGTCTCCTATGACACTTCGCTGCCAGCGCAGCACACTTACCTCGGTAACGACATGGAGGATCTCACGGGCAGGACGGTCTTCGAAGAAGACAGCCTGCAAACGATACCTGTACTGACATCCCATGACGTCATACTGGTGCCAGGCCAGATCTTGCCTCTTCAGATATTTCGACCCTTGGAGATATCGATGATGCACAGAATTATAGAAAACGATCGGACTTTCGGCATCGTTGGCGAAAGCGCGAGTAGCAATTCTCCACAGCCGCTAGGCACTACTGCTGAAATACGATCCTACAAAGAGGAGGTTGATGAGTTGTCCGGCGTAGCAACACTTGTGGTGAAAGCGGAAGGTCGACAGAGGTTCCGCATTATCAGCTCCCGCACAAGAAGTGACGGCATTCTCATGGCTAGCATTAAAATACTCCCTGACAAGCCCACCGCCGACGTCGGTGAAGCCGCTCGACTTCCAAGCCTATCGAGATTTAAGGGGCGCTCCACGTCTCAGTACGCTCTGAGCGAGCGACACAAAGACCCTTACGGGTTCTCCCACATGACGGCCTGGCCCTCCTGGGTGTACCGACAGTACGACGCCAACCTACTGGTTTCGAAAATAGAGGCAGAGTTGCGCGAGTGGACGGAAAATTTTGCCACCTTGAGCCTACCCCGCGACCCGTGTCGCTTTTCATACTGGGTCGCGAGCAGTCTTCTCCTTGACGACAAACTCCGCCTGGAGATGTTGTCTTACGACAACCCTGTACAGCGACTGCGATGTGAACTGTCCATTCTTCGTGACTGTCGCGTGCTGACTTGTAAGGAGTGCAACCAGAAGATGGCCGACAGGAGCGATGTGTTCAGCATGTCTCAGAGCGGACCACAGGGCGCTTACGTAAATCCTCATGGATATGTACACGAGATGATAACTGTGCGCAAAGCCACTGGCGTATACTTGAATGGTCGACCGAGCACGCTGTACAGCTGGTTCCCAGGTTATGCATGGACGATCCTGCAGTGCAGTGGTTGCCACTGCCATGTTGGATGGAAGTTTACTGCTTCCAACAAGGCCCTCTTACCAAAGAAGTTTTGGGGTTTATGCAGAGCTGCAATAAGGCCGGCATTGCAAACTGAAAGGCGCTCATCTTAA